One stretch of Gopherus flavomarginatus isolate rGopFla2 chromosome 2, rGopFla2.mat.asm, whole genome shotgun sequence DNA includes these proteins:
- the ACTR1B gene encoding beta-centractin isoform X1, which translates to MESYDIIANQPVVIDNGSGVVKAGFAGDQIPKYCFPNYVGRPKHVRVMAGALEGDLFIGPKAEEHRGLLSIRYPMEHGIVRDWNDMERIWQYVYSKDQLQTFSEEHPVLLTEAPLNPCKNREKAAEVFFETFNVPALFISMQAVLSLYATGRTTGVVLDAGDGVTHAVPIYEGFAMPHSIMRVDVAGRDVSRYLRLLLRKEGYDFHTSAEFEVVKMIKERACYLSINPQKDEALETEKVLYNLPDGSTLEVGPARFRAPELLFQPDLVGDESEGIHEVLAFAIQKSDMDLRRTLFANIVLSGGSTLFKGFGDRLLSEVKKLAPKDVKIKISAPQERLYSTWIGGSILASLDTFKKMWVSKKEYEEDGARAIHRKTF; encoded by the exons GGTTCCGGGGTTGTCAAAGCTGGCTTTGCTGGTGACCAGATCCCGAAATACTGCTTCCCGAACTA TGTGGGGCGCCCAAAGCACGTCCGGGTCATGGCAGGGGCGCTGGAGGGGGATCTCTTCATTGGCCCCAAAGCAGAG GAGCACCGGGGCCTGTTGTCCATCCGCTACCCCATGGAGCACGGCATCGTCCGGGACTGGAATGACATGGAGCGGATCTGGCAGTACGTGTACTCCAAAGACCAGCTGCAGACCTTCTCCGAAGAG cacccagttCTCCTGACGGAAGCCCCCCTAAACCCCTGCAAGAACCGTGAGAAGGCGGCCGAGGTTTTCTTCGAGACCTTCAACGTTCCAGCGCTTTTCATCTCCATGCAGGCCGTCCTCAGCCT cTACGCCACGGGCCGCACGACGGGGGTGGTGCTGGATGCGGGGGATGGCGTCACACACGCGGTGCCCATCTATGAGGGCTTCGCCATGCCGCACTCCATCATGCGGGTGGACGTGGCTGGGCGGGACGTCTCGCGCTACCTCCGTCTGCTGCTGCGCAAGGAGGGCTACGACTTCCACACCTCGGCCGAGTTCGAGGTGGTCAAGATGATAAAGGAG CGGGCCTGCTACCTGTCCATTAACCCCCAGAAGGACGAGGCGCTGGAGACGGAGAAGGTGCTCTACAACCTCCCGGACGGGAGCACGCTGGAG GTGGGCCCAGCCCGCTTCCGAGCCCCTGAGCTGCTCTTCCAGCCGGACCTGGTTGGGGACGAGAGTGAAGGGATCCATGAGGTCCTGGCCTTTGCCATCCAGAAATCCGACATGGACCTGCGGCGGACACTCTTCGCCAACATCGTGCTGTCCGGCGGCTCCACGCTCTTCAAAG GGTTTGGGGACCGGCTGCTCAGCGAGGTGAAGAAACTCGCCCCAAAGGATGTCAAGATTAAG ATCTCCGCCCCGCAGGAGCGACTGTACTCCACGTGGATCGG CGGCTCCATCCTGGCCTCACTGGACACCTTCAAGAAGATGTGGGTGTCGAAGAAGGAGTACGAGGAGGACGGGGCACGGGCCATCCACCGCAAGACGTTCTAG
- the ACTR1B gene encoding beta-centractin isoform X2 — MEHGIVRDWNDMERIWQYVYSKDQLQTFSEEHPVLLTEAPLNPCKNREKAAEVFFETFNVPALFISMQAVLSLYATGRTTGVVLDAGDGVTHAVPIYEGFAMPHSIMRVDVAGRDVSRYLRLLLRKEGYDFHTSAEFEVVKMIKERACYLSINPQKDEALETEKVLYNLPDGSTLEVGPARFRAPELLFQPDLVGDESEGIHEVLAFAIQKSDMDLRRTLFANIVLSGGSTLFKGFGDRLLSEVKKLAPKDVKIKISAPQERLYSTWIGGSILASLDTFKKMWVSKKEYEEDGARAIHRKTF, encoded by the exons ATGGAGCACGGCATCGTCCGGGACTGGAATGACATGGAGCGGATCTGGCAGTACGTGTACTCCAAAGACCAGCTGCAGACCTTCTCCGAAGAG cacccagttCTCCTGACGGAAGCCCCCCTAAACCCCTGCAAGAACCGTGAGAAGGCGGCCGAGGTTTTCTTCGAGACCTTCAACGTTCCAGCGCTTTTCATCTCCATGCAGGCCGTCCTCAGCCT cTACGCCACGGGCCGCACGACGGGGGTGGTGCTGGATGCGGGGGATGGCGTCACACACGCGGTGCCCATCTATGAGGGCTTCGCCATGCCGCACTCCATCATGCGGGTGGACGTGGCTGGGCGGGACGTCTCGCGCTACCTCCGTCTGCTGCTGCGCAAGGAGGGCTACGACTTCCACACCTCGGCCGAGTTCGAGGTGGTCAAGATGATAAAGGAG CGGGCCTGCTACCTGTCCATTAACCCCCAGAAGGACGAGGCGCTGGAGACGGAGAAGGTGCTCTACAACCTCCCGGACGGGAGCACGCTGGAG GTGGGCCCAGCCCGCTTCCGAGCCCCTGAGCTGCTCTTCCAGCCGGACCTGGTTGGGGACGAGAGTGAAGGGATCCATGAGGTCCTGGCCTTTGCCATCCAGAAATCCGACATGGACCTGCGGCGGACACTCTTCGCCAACATCGTGCTGTCCGGCGGCTCCACGCTCTTCAAAG GGTTTGGGGACCGGCTGCTCAGCGAGGTGAAGAAACTCGCCCCAAAGGATGTCAAGATTAAG ATCTCCGCCCCGCAGGAGCGACTGTACTCCACGTGGATCGG CGGCTCCATCCTGGCCTCACTGGACACCTTCAAGAAGATGTGGGTGTCGAAGAAGGAGTACGAGGAGGACGGGGCACGGGCCATCCACCGCAAGACGTTCTAG
- the LOC127043622 gene encoding cytochrome c oxidase subunit 5B, mitochondrial — translation MASRLLRVCGALRALRRPPAAPLRPPGPARALAAGGIPSDEEQATGLERKVLQAMEKGQDPYNILQPKRYAGTKEDPNLVPSISNKRIVGCICEEDNSCVIWFWLHKGEPQRCPSCGAYYKLVPHHLPH, via the exons ATGGCGTCAAGGTTACTGCGAGTGTGCGGCGCCCTGCGGGCCCTGCGCCGCCCCCCGGCCGCGCCGCTCCGCCCGCCCGGCCCCGCCCGCGCCTTGGCGGCTGGAG GTATCCCCAGCGACGAAGAGCAAGCAACAGGGCTGGAGAGGAAAGTCTTGCAGGCCATGGAAAAGGGACAG GATCCCTACAACATCCTCCAACCAAAGCGCTATGCTGGGACCAAGGAGGATCCCAACCTGGTCCCTTCCATCTCCAACAAGAGGATCGTGGGCTGCATCT gTGAAGAGGACAACAGCTGCGTGATTTGGTTCTGGCTGCACAAGGGGGAGCCCCAGCGCTGCCCCTCCTGCGGTGCCTATTACAAGCTGGTCCCCCATCATCTGCCGCACTGA